A stretch of Candidatus Lokiarchaeota archaeon DNA encodes these proteins:
- a CDS encoding prolyl oligopeptidase family serine peptidase: MVPEMAELKTEPGAYPYRRFAAFRRNSLPRFLVDDRRILHLSNLSGQPNLWVRPIDPVLSSQQLTAFEEEAVVGYDFSTNLSQLIVVTTSVGSGQKRIYSMNGLESWPLPLTPEDDVKISCGSEILAPNAEKIVYSSNQRDKNQMDLVLLSIDSLKKEYLTDDGIYIMGYFRPDGNLFTAKKIIGPDHSQIHLVDINAKRKNIILPVEEDCRVTPGPWSPDGSGFYVLSEEGLESMSLGFFDYETETFEWVQRLNWDIENISLSNNGMYLAWVSNEDGYSRLCVKDFERDRIYSPPLPDGVMGKPSFSRDGASLVFELSTSRNPSSLYISDWGQNRVAKSISMGFLGRLDEEQLVEPNLIFYESEDGLKIPAFLYRPMMVNSALGKAPVVVNIHSKPTGQARPDYNGSFQYLLNRGIGILAPNIRGSGGYGRTYESLLFGDWGGEMLEDIKKGVEYLRQLEWVDDDRIGIIGRHFGGYAALMSAAHLSDHFAGGVSLQGPCDLPEYVESLPTDERVLALKLIGDPESERDFLIERSPSTHVASIDCRLMIVQGSDDRFVSEERMSQFVEDARDSDSEIEYLVLSDVGHEFVKRKNELKAWTSALDFLVRILHM; this comes from the coding sequence ATGGTGCCGGAGATGGCGGAGCTAAAGACTGAACCTGGTGCATATCCCTACCGACGATTTGCAGCTTTTAGAAGAAATAGTCTACCCCGCTTTTTGGTCGATGATCGCCGGATTTTGCATTTGAGTAATCTCAGCGGTCAGCCTAATCTCTGGGTTAGACCGATTGATCCTGTGCTTTCCAGTCAGCAATTAACAGCTTTCGAAGAAGAAGCAGTGGTAGGTTACGATTTCAGTACGAATTTGTCACAGCTCATTGTAGTAACTACGAGCGTCGGAAGTGGGCAGAAGAGAATTTATTCGATGAACGGTCTTGAGTCTTGGCCGTTGCCACTCACTCCTGAAGACGATGTCAAGATCTCTTGTGGTTCAGAAATCCTAGCTCCGAATGCAGAGAAAATCGTATACAGCTCGAACCAGCGAGACAAAAACCAAATGGATCTAGTCCTTCTCTCCATTGATTCTCTGAAGAAGGAATACTTGACTGATGACGGAATCTATATCATGGGGTATTTTCGACCTGATGGCAATCTTTTCACCGCCAAGAAAATCATTGGTCCTGACCATTCACAAATCCATTTGGTAGATATCAACGCAAAGAGAAAGAACATCATATTACCTGTTGAAGAGGATTGCAGAGTGACGCCCGGCCCTTGGTCTCCAGACGGCAGCGGATTCTATGTGTTGTCAGAAGAGGGTCTGGAATCGATGAGTCTGGGGTTTTTTGATTACGAAACGGAGACTTTTGAGTGGGTTCAGCGGTTAAATTGGGATATCGAAAACATTTCTCTTTCTAATAATGGTATGTATCTGGCTTGGGTTTCAAATGAAGATGGCTACAGCAGATTGTGCGTGAAGGATTTTGAAAGAGATCGTATATACTCGCCTCCTCTCCCTGACGGAGTCATGGGGAAGCCGAGTTTCAGTCGTGATGGTGCTTCTCTTGTTTTCGAATTGAGTACTTCTAGGAATCCTAGTTCGCTCTACATTTCTGACTGGGGTCAAAATAGAGTAGCAAAATCAATCAGCATGGGATTTCTCGGGAGACTCGACGAAGAACAGCTTGTAGAGCCAAATCTAATATTTTACGAAAGCGAAGATGGTTTGAAAATCCCCGCCTTTCTGTATAGGCCTATGATGGTGAATTCGGCCCTTGGCAAAGCTCCTGTGGTTGTAAATATCCATTCTAAGCCAACCGGCCAAGCACGGCCAGATTACAATGGGTCTTTTCAGTACCTGTTGAATCGGGGAATTGGCATTTTGGCTCCAAACATTAGGGGCAGTGGGGGCTATGGTCGGACCTACGAGTCGTTGCTATTCGGTGATTGGGGCGGCGAGATGCTCGAAGACATCAAGAAGGGTGTAGAGTATCTGAGACAGCTTGAGTGGGTTGACGACGATAGAATAGGTATCATCGGCAGGCATTTCGGAGGATATGCGGCACTGATGAGCGCTGCACATCTATCAGACCATTTCGCAGGTGGAGTAAGCCTGCAGGGTCCATGTGACTTGCCCGAGTATGTTGAATCATTGCCCACAGATGAAAGGGTTCTAGCATTGAAGCTGATTGGTGATCCTGAATCCGAAAGGGATTTCCTTATCGAGCGATCACCTAGTACCCATGTAGCTTCTATCGATTGCCGTTTGATGATTGTACAGGGAAGCGATGACAGATTCGTTTCCGAAGAAAGAATGAGCCAATTTGTCGAAGATGCAAGAGACAGTGATTCGGAAATCGAGTATCTTGTCCTTTCGGATGTTGGCCATGAATTTGTGAAACGGAAGAACGAACTGAAAGCATGGACCAGTGCCTTGGATTTTCTTGTTAGGATTCTTCACATGTGA